A single window of Lycium ferocissimum isolate CSIRO_LF1 unplaced genomic scaffold, AGI_CSIRO_Lferr_CH_V1 ctg14594, whole genome shotgun sequence DNA harbors:
- the LOC132042309 gene encoding uncharacterized protein LOC132042309 has protein sequence MPEFAKFVKDLLTKKRYVQHETVNLTHRVGAIIASTTVQKKGDPGAFSIPCNIGLHAFARALCDNGASINLMPLAIFKQYGLGTLRPTFMRLQMAGRSIKKPIRVIDDVLVQRYSIILGKTVSCYGRKLMDYEKNEIKFRVNDEEVTFQASKGMKFSSTYESISVIDSFDGIDDAVEYKMEEESLGEALAVALINFEDCDMEGYVETINALEGL, from the exons ATGCCCGAATTTGCTAAGTTTGTGAAAGACCTGCTTACAAAGAAAAGGTATGTTCAACATGAGACAGTGAATTTAACTCATCGTGTAGGTGCAATTATTGCTTCCACCACAGTTCAGAAGAAGGGAGACCCAGGGGCATTCTCTATTCCGTGCAATATTGGGCTTCATGCATTCGCCCGTgctttgtgtgataatggggcaaGTATTAACTTGATGCCCCTTGCTATTTTTAAACAATATGGATTGGGGACTCTTAGACCGACTTTTATGCGATTACAGATGGCAGGCAGATCTATCAAGAAGCCAATTAGGGTTATAGATGACGTGTTGGTGCAA AGATATTCCATTATCTTGGGAAAGACCGTTTCTTGCTACGGAAGAAAACTTATGGACTacgaaaagaatgaaataaagtTCCGAGTGAATGACGAAGAAGTGACTTTCCAAGCAAGCAAGGGGATGAAGTTTTCAAGCACTTATGAGAGCATCTCGGttattgattcgtttgatggGATTGACGATGCTGTCGAAtataaaatggaagaagaaagtctaGGAGAAGCACTCGCTGTAGCTCTGATAAATTTTGAGGATTGTGATATGGAGGGCTATGTGGAAACAATAAACGCGCTTGAGGGTCTAG